The nucleotide sequence CAAGGCTTGGCCGCCCATTAGGCACAGGATCGTGGCCAGTAGAAGTTTGCCTGCAAGCCAGAAATCACGCAAATCAATTAGCGAAACTCCTGGTGTTTATTCGACCATAGACCACAGATCATATCCCATGCGAAACACTTGCCTGTCATCGTTAGTTGGTAATACTTTTTGCCGCTGTTGGGGATCGAATACCACTTGTATCGGCCAATGAAAGGTTGTCGAAGACTGATGGTGGAGTTTTCCCATTGCCTGGTTTTTATAGGTCTACGATTCGAACTTGGCCATCGAGATCGTAAATTGAATGTAGATAAGCCCAGCTATTCTCAGGAATTATAGACAGTGAAACATTgttccattttttatttattccacCAGATAGACGCTGAACATCTTTTCGGGGTGTTATTTAAccgattttaattaaagtatAGTTGTATTAACCACTAAGTAGCTCTTTATCTGTCATTATTTCTATCTGTTCCGcaacttaataataaaaaaaaaaaaaaaaaacaaacaactgaCGCAGCCACATCCTTATCAATGGTGTAGGTCTACCTTGGAAAGTAAAACATCGTGTAGTTAAGCCTAGTGTTGTACAATAACTGAAAAGTGGGGTTTTCATTCGATAGTGTTGTAAGATTAATCAAATCAAGGTCTTTTAATCGGGATAATGTTGTGCAATAGAAAACGACCCtttcttaaaaataatataatattttaccCTAATTAATGCTATTCATTTAAATAAGAACTTTTTCTAGCAAATGgtttaaatttgttatatgtataatgtatgtatattatgtaACTTTAACAGCTACACCTTAAATTGAATGGACTCTTATCGCTTTTGTATGGCGTTGACGCTGCCCAGTAAAACTTGTTTGGCGATGAAAAACTTTTCGCTCAGGCAATCTTTAATTTCGGCTTTATTGCCCTGCCATATGGGGTCAATAAAGTGTTGATGGTATTTCCTTGGATCTTCTGTACGTCGATGGAAATTTTCCTTTATTCTTGTCGCATTTGGTGACAgttttttgggcattttagCTCTTTTATTTGCCGATTTCCTATCCGaattaagaatatatatcCTTTTTAGAACACTTTACTTCATATACCCTATTACTGTGCGAATAACTTGGGTGGATACTTTTAATTGAGTTGCCAAACttgatttgtatttattatttttggcataaatgctatttaaattattttttgtctgAACTTGTTCCAGTAGAGGTTGTGGATGAAGTTCCAGAGGAAGTCGAGCCGGAGGAAGTCGAGCCCGAGGAAGTCGAGCCAGAGGAAGTCGAGCCCGAGGAAGTCGAGCCAGAGGAAGTCGAGCCGGAGGAAGTTGACCCAGAGGAAGTCGATCCGGAGGAAGTCGAGCCCGAGGAAGTCGAACCAGAGGAAGACGTCGAAGTTCCATCGCTTTGCGTGGGATTGCAGCAGAGGAACTTGGGCTCCAACCCGTTTACGCAGGATCCGAGGTTCTCGTTGAAGTAGTAGTTGGTGGGGCAGCTCTCCACGGCCTTCTGAACGCCGTTCACGCAGTATAGGTAATCAGAGCAATTGGTTGCCGAGTAGGCGTTTACAAAGGTCGCAGTGGTGCCCACACATCTGTCGCAGTCGTTCCTCGCTTCCATCCTGGTCACACACGCCTTCGAGATGGTATCATAGTAGTATCCCGAGGGGCAGGTCATCAGCTGATAGTTGCCGGCGGAGCACAGGTAGTACTGGTTGCACGCGGTGGCTGCGATCGTTGCTCCCGACGAGGAGCATGTGGTCGGAGCAGACACTCCGGTCAGGGATGGATCATTGGTGACCTGGGCGCAGGATGAGGCCATCTTGTAGCCGCAGTTGCTGGCCTGCACATTGAATACTAGACCATCTTCGCAGGATCCCGAGTGCAGAACGTTGTCCTGGCAGAAGTTCCAGCCACTGCAGTCGGAAGGGCTTCCAAAGTAAAAGCCATTCTTGACAAGATTGCATAGGTTGAGGGCGACCGACACAGTGGAGCCATCACCGGCGGACTCGCTGCATGGATAGTTGTTCTTGTACACACAGGCCATTGTGGTGGGATTGAAGTTCTCGCCGGCAGGACAATTGCCCCTCACAGCGCCGGAGGCTCCGCAGTAGTAGTAGCCGCCGCAGGACGAACTGGATGCCGCGAAGGATCCCACCGCCTTGCCCAGACAGGGATCGGAGTTGCTGGTGCAGGTGCTCGGCACAGTGCCCGTGCACTGCTGGGCATTCTTGTCGAAGTAGTAGCCCTGGGGACAGGACATGGCCGTGAACGAGGATCCCTGGCACTGGTAGTAGGTCGAGCAGTCCGACTGGCTGGCCACGTAGTTCCCATTGCTGACCAGCAGGCACAAGGCGGTGACATTCACATCGGCTATTGCTGGAGCGGCACAGGCGATCACCAGCGCCACGGCAGCGAGGATGGTTGCTTTTTGTCCACCTGGAAGCGTTGAATATATTCATATGATGTTCCAATTTTTCCTGTTTCGAACTTTTATATGCGATACCCACCCATTATTTGCTTCTTCTTTTGGTGGCTCCTAGTTGAATACTGTTTCTGGTTGATGGACTTCCTGGGCTTTTATTTGCAGTCCAGCCAGGAGTTATCTTCGATCCGCTGGGCTGTCCAAGTTGATCGACGACCCTTCAGCTCAGGAACCCATTTTGTGATGTATCGCAAGCGAAGCCAACGAACCATTTTTGCATGATCGATGGCCATTTTGACAAGTCAACAAAGTTTTTGTGGGGATAAGAACTTTCCCAGAACTCAGACGGATAGAAATTTGGGTTCTTTTTATTAActcaaatgtattttttagaCTGCGTTTCTATAATTGGAATATTAAAAAGTTAATGTGTAAATAAAAGAGCAATAAAGAATTACATCGTGCTCTAAACTTATAACAGAGTTCGCATTTTAAAGCTAACGACtttataattgttataattGTTTAACCAAATGTATATACTTGATTAAATTTGAATGAGTTTTTTACCGAATTATATAATTCAAGTAGTACCATATCAAGAAGTTCTCCAAATATGGtcctttctattttttttttcaaacaaatcaattaaacGAAATGAGATTAGAGTAATCTAAATTAGCTTAAAATTACCTACATATTATATGGCAAAACCCACAcactttgtttttaataatattgactAATTGTGGCGATTCCTAGACATATTTGTTACTATCGGAACAGAAAAGTTGGACTTATGTGGTAAAGCCCAATTGACTTTAAAAAAACAAGTAAGCTAGTGTAGTTCCTCGACTTTAAGATACTCAGTACTCATTTGAAGGGAGTTCAAGGACACTAGATTTTTTATATGTGGTTTACTTGTTGTAGCATACCTATACACCAAGTAATTTTCACATCAATCTTCTATATTCTTATACAATAGTATCTTTCCTTTCAACGAACACTCTGTACACTCATTTACTCTACGACTATCAGGTACAATTAAAACCGACGATCGGCAGATTATTTCATAAAGTTAGTTTAATCgtaaataatttcacaataATGTATAATTTTAAACAGTAATCTCAATAAGTATGTATGTCAGTAAGAATCGGTCATCGTGGACTATTAATAGCATAATGTCGTGTGCACCTGAGTCAGCAGATCGCAGGCGATAAACATAATAAcatttgattttgaaataaaGTTAATTACTATATgtgtaataaattaaattagacCCAATCTAAAGATAGTAATTATAAACAAGCGGATACGAATTCGACAACGAATACTACCAAAAAACCAAAGGTATGACCGCACAAGttgacaaaaataaaaacaaattgggTTTTAAATGAACTGCGCACCGGCGTTGGCCAAGTTTATCACTTGTCAAATTTGGATTTAACCGAATCTGATAAAAGTGAAATATGAATACGTCATGCGTCCATTTTAGCCACTGAAGACAGTTCTAGACTAACTTAGAGCTTCCAAAATTTACAGACCTTTCGGAAAACCCAAAAGTAGCGAGGGCATAAGCATTGTCTTTCGATTTGTATTTATTGGCGAACTTGGATGGCATCCAGTTAGACGTTCTTTTCCTCGTTAGCCGTTAAGAGGTACTTGTATCTTTGGAATACTAAAAGTTTGCTGAACTCGAGATGGGTGAGTATCTCTGGCACTAGCAGATATCCATCGAAGTAACTATATTGTTGTTTCGAGAAGAATTACCATTTCATAGacagatataaatatagaaaacCGTAGACTTAGGCTCAAGAAGTTCATAACGAAAACtcaaacatttattgaaaaaaaaatatgcaatttaaatcgaaattgaaagcATACTTCACTTGCAACTTATTTCGAATATCGTACTTATACCCTTTTATGCAAAACAGACACAAAGCTCGCCTTCATTTCCGGACTCATCATGATCCCCACGATATCAGGCGCCCTGACCTTCAATGCAACTCTAATATGTAGCTTGGTGGTCAACGGAACCAAGATGAACGATCCTCGGGCGTGCAACGCGTGGATTCAGTGCATCGATGGGAGCCCTGTGAGTGGTAGCTGTGCGACTGGACTCTTCTACGACCGGGAGAGCCAGAAATGCCTGAGTTCCAGTAGTATCAAGTGTCTGTCCAGTGATCCGTGCGCTGCTCTGCCCACCGGATTCGCGGCTGATCCGTACTCCTGCAATGGTTATTACTATTGCAAGGATGGCAAGGGGACGCACGGAGTGTGCAACACTGGGATGAATTTCAATTCGGGAACGCAGGACTGCATCCGCGATTTTCCGTGCTCGAATAAAATGGACCCGGATAGCTATTGCAACATCTTGCCGGATGGGGTCTTCGTCAAGGACACGGACAACTGCAATGGCTATCAGTTGTGCTGGGATGGCCAGGTGATCAATGGAACCTGTCCGGGCACCTTCTACTTCAAGGCCTCCACGGCCCAGTGCGATTATCCGCAGAATGTGGAGTGTGACTTCGTCCCAGTGCCAGATATTAGCAAGAAGGGTGTATGTCCAGAGACGGGTGGATTTATATCGGATAACAAGACCTGCAATGGCTACTACTACTGCAAGGATTTGGGCAATGGAGAGTTCTCGCTGGAGCATGGCGTCTGCTCCGATGGAAGATTTTTCCTGGCCACCGATGGCGGAGCCTGTGTCCCGCGATCCAAGGTGAAATGCGGCTACGATCGATGCGTGGGCTTGGGCAATTCCACCATTCAGCTGGCCAACGAGTCGGATGATGGCTGCAGGGGCTACTCGATCTGCCAGGATGGCATCGTCATTGGCCAAGGAACTTGTCCGCAGGACGAGTACTTCGACGAAATAACCCAACGGTGCACCACCCAGGTCATATCATATACCGCCTGTCAGATATCGGAGGCAACCACCGGGTCCCAAGTTCCAAgtggcaccaccaccaccaccagcagcaccatcaCTAGCACCACCATTGCGGTCCCGGTGTCGTGAGCAGCTCCTCATAAGTATAAGTAGTGCTGTTATCAGGCCCAAGTCCCATACAAATTATAGATCAGCTCTTTGTTTAGATTTCGTGGAATTGATCACAATACAAACATCTGAATTTTCAAATGTATTTAGGTATAAAAAGATTATTTCGAAAAGCTTAGTTGTACGATTAAAAGTTGACTCATTTGTGAACCATCCGAGCCATAATATAATCTTATCCCGCCTGCCAGAAAACGTCGGCTGATGAATGGCACTATCAGCAATATTTTGGTCTCGTGAGCGACGTACGCAATCAGTTTTAATTAGACAGTTTGTTTTTTCGACGCCgatacaataaatataagtGGTGTAATCAGGCGCAATAACGATTAAGTTACCAGATCACCTCTGGGCCAAGATTTCCTTGAATCGATTGCCGAGCAAGACACTCGGTAACGTGAAACCGTGATGTCATACTCAAGAACACCACTTGGAAATTTGGCGATGGGAAAGTACCAGGGAGGTAGCCATTGGATCCCATTCATGGCCCATACATGGGTGATATCACCGTTTTTAACAACTGCAATAGGAGATTTGAATGGAAAAGTACGAAGTTATCGTACTACAAAGTTGATTATTCAAACCACTTTATTCATTAGGcaccatatatgtacatgtacatatgtctaTGAGGTGTCATAACAAGATAACTTATATTATTGAGTTTTTCGGAATTTGTTATCGTTATTTGTTATGATCAATAAATACTAATACATTATAGCGAGGCTGCAAAGTTGCCCCGTTTGTCATTTGAATACTTGACCTTTCCTACATACAAATCAATCATCCGCCCTGTGGACTTGTATAACTTCCTTCTTAAAGTGGACATAATTGATTTCTATGGAGAACGAAAGCGCGTCgatgcatttcatttgcatttcacaCTCATACAATATTTGTGGACCTAATGGGTAACATCGACCCTAATAGTTGAATTTAATTAGTGATAGACAAAAACGACCCTTGGGCGTTGGATACTTCTTGCTCGCCTGATGGCCAACACGGAAATAAGCGATCGCGGCAGCTCCGAGTAGCGAATTCATTATCTGGACTATCTGGAATCGGTTTGAAATTCTCCGAACCCTCCACTGGggtacaattttaattaaaactgatAATTTTTTGGGCACTGCAAGTGTCACGAAAACAGATTGCCAAATATGAATCGTTGTGTGGCGCAGTTTTGATATCAAAAGGGTTGCCAGAAGAATTTTATCACGCCAACTTCGTTTCGCTAATGAACATTTCCGCCAATGTAGTTCAAAAATCAGTCCAAAAAATCATAGTATTTCTCTAGCATTATTTATAccaattcatattttattgttcAAGGTTAGGGTAACATCTTCTATAAAGAGGAAGCAGACGGTAAAATTCGAATGGAAAGGGAATAAAACTACAATAGAGCCAAATGCAATGgataaactatatatatatacatttcaGGTTTCAATGGAGTAACACATTTATTGGACATTTTTCGAGAAGCTAATATTTGTAGACCCATTTCCATGGTAAAAAGTAAATGGATGAATGTCATAAAACTTAACACTTCCCACCACAAAGTACATGAATTCCTTTCAAGCAATGCATTTGAC is from Drosophila melanogaster chromosome 3L and encodes:
- the CG7290 gene encoding uncharacterized protein, isoform B is translated as MGGQKATILAAVALVIACAAPAIADVNVTALCLLVSNGNYVASQSDCSTYYQCQGSSFTAMSCPQGYYFDKNAQQCTGTVPSTCTSNSDPCLGKAVGSFAASSSSCGGYYYCGASGAVRGNCPAGENFNPTTMACVYKNNYPCSESAGDGSTVSVALNLCNLVKNGFYFGSPSDCSGWNFCQDNVLHSGSCEDGLVFNVQASNCGYKMASSCAQVTNDPSLTGVSAPTTCSSSGATIAATACNQYYLCSAGNYQLMTCPSGYYYDTISKACVTRMEARNDCDRCVGTTATFVNAYSATNCSDYLYCVNGVQKAVESCPTNYYFNENLGSCVNGLEPKFLCCNPTQSDGTSTSSSGSTSSGSTSSGSTSSGSTSSGSTSSGSTSSGSTSSGSTSSGSTSSGSTSSGTSSTTSTGTSSDKK
- the CG6996 gene encoding uncharacterized protein, isoform B; the protein is MDTKLAFISGLIMIPTISGALTFNATLICSLVVNGTKMNDPRACNAWIQCIDGSPVSGSCATGLFYDRESQKCLSSSSIKCLSSDPCAALPTGFAADPYSCNGYYYCKDGKGTHGVCNTGMNFNSGTQDCIRDFPCSNKMDPDSYCNILPDGVFVKDTDNCNGYQLCWDGQVINGTCPGTFYFKASTAQCDYPQNVECDFVPVPDISKKGVCPETGGFISDNKTCNGYYYCKDLGNGEFSLEHGVCSDGRFFLATDGGACVPRSKVKCGYDRCVGLGNSTIQLANESDDGCRGYSICQDGIVIGQGTCPQDEYFDEITQRCTTQVISYTACQISEATTGSQVPSGTTTTTSSTITSTTIAVPVS